In Trichoderma atroviride chromosome 2, complete sequence, one DNA window encodes the following:
- a CDS encoding uncharacterized protein (EggNog:ENOG41~TransMembrane:1 (i159-182o)) codes for MSYRVTQRCGLTAQKTWLFSPQLLAAQSRALHSSRAAYQTRAAVPTINKSFRPTSKPQKPINTAINPPASTRPPPLQAVEPQSSKIKYWFKLGKAYVIFFKDGVKAIMANRRLVNEKVKALPNEERPSMFKPHHIPSTFSRADWVLLWRTRHDLMRLPLFALFFIIAEDLTPLLVIFLPGILPYTCRFPRLLSITREKAEQRRKAAFNELESQHPHGALSPRLTKGLAHRHLLKSLDLSGRMWDRLGFTPPGMWAIKGRLRMIFLEIDDQRLLQDGGPLGLEIEELRIACSDRGINILGKSETELKTKLGDWLRLTAAEDLGEQRRRMATLLLTRPENWPQQRDFAVPEWEL; via the exons ATGAGTTATCGAGTCACGCAGCGATGCGGCTTAACAGCGCAAAAAACATGGCTCTTCAGCCCTCAACTCCTCGCCGCGCAGTCGCGAGCCCTACACTCCAGCCGAGCTGCATATCAAACAAGAGCTGCTGTCCCTACTATCAACAAGAGCTTTCGTCCCACTTCCAAGCCACAGAAGCCTATCAATACGGCTATTAACCCTCCTGCTTCGACCCGTCCTCCGCCGCTACAGGCCGTTGAACCCCAGTCATCAAAGATCAAGTACTGGTTTAAGCTGGGCAAGGCCTATGTCATCTTTTTCAAGGATGGCGTGAAAGCCATCATGGCGAACCGCAGGCTAGTCAACGAAAAAGTCAAGGCCTTGCCAAACGAGGAGCGACCATCAATGTTCAAGCCGCACCATATTCCCAGCACATTCTCACGCGCAGACTGGGTGCTGCTATGGCGAACAAGACATGATCTGATGCGATTGCCCCTCTTCGCCCtgttcttcatcattgccgaGGATCTAACACCTCTGTTGGTCATCTTCTTGCCCGGAATCTTGCCTTATACATGCCGATTTCCGAGACTACTAAGCATCACACGAGAGAAGGCTGAGCAACGACGTAAAGCTGCTTTCAACGAGCTCGAGAGCCAGCACCCTCATGGTGCGCTGAGTCCCAGACTCACAAAGGGCCTGGCACATCGGCACCTCCTCAAGTCTTTGGATCTCTCAGGCAGGATGTGGGATCGCCTGGGCTTCACTCCCCCAGGCATGTGGGCTATCAAAGGCAGACTGCGCATGATATTCTTGGAAATCGACGACCAGCGGCTACTCCAAGATGGAGGTCCCTTGGGCCTTGAAATTGAGGAGCTACGAATCGCCTGTTCTGACCGTGGCATCAATATTCTGGGCAAGAGTGAGACTGAGCTCAAGACGAAACTTGGAGACTGGCTACGGTTGACGGCGGCTGAAGACTTGGGGGAGCAGAGGCGACGCATGGCGACGTTGCTGCTCACAAG ACCTGAGAATTGGCCCCAACAACGCGATTTTGCCGTTCCCGAGTGGGAACTGTGA
- a CDS encoding uncharacterized protein (EggNog:ENOG41) yields the protein MAKPDGLPAMTYRFLGRSGLQVSSISLGGWLTYGGHVDREGTYACMKAAYDSGVNFFDCAEAYAGGESEIVMGEAIKKYGWNRNDLVISTKIYWGGAFGKNPVNNLGLSRKHIVEGVNASLKRLDLEYVDLIYAHRPDRKTPMEETVRAFNHIIDSGKAFYWGTSEWTGVEIAEAWRVADRLGLIGPLMEQPAYNMLNRAKVEGDYQFLYRQHGLGLTVFSPLYQGILSGKYKNGIPDDSRFAQTEVPFIAGYWKRTGKEAWQEIINRVNKLEPIADRLGVKQAALALAWVLKNDNVSSAITGASSPEQVYENIKALEVVDKLTPEILAEIDDILGNKPPQLNDRE from the exons ATGGCTAAGCCCGACGGACTCCCCGCTATGACATACCGATTCCTGGGACGCTCAGGTCTCCAGGTCTCGTCCATTTCACTGGGAGGATGGCTCACTTACGGTGGCCACGTTGATCGAG AGGGCACATATGCATGCATGAAGGCTGCGTACGACTCTGGCGTCAACTTCTTTGACTGCGCCGAAGCCTATGCCGGGGGCGAGTCCGAGATTGTCATGGGcgaggccatcaagaagtACGGCTGGAACCGCAATGACTTGGTCATTTCCACAAAG ATCTACTGGGGTGGTGCCTTTGGCAAGAACCCCGTCAACAACCTGGGCCTCTCCCGAAAGCACATTGTCGAGGGCGTCAACGCCTCCCTGAAGCGCCTGGACCTCGAGTACGTCGACCTCATCTACGCCCACCGCCCCGACCGCAAGACGCCCATGGAGGAGACGGTCCGCGCCTTCAACCACATCATCGACTCCGGCAAGGCCTTTTACTGGGGCACCTCGGAGTGGACCGGCGTCGAGATCGCCGAGGCGTGGCGCGTGGCCGACCGGCTGGGCCTGATCGGACCGCTGATGGAGCAGCCGGCGTACAACATGCTCAACCGCGCAAAGGTCGAGGGTGACTACCAGTTCCTGTACCGCCAGCACGGCCTGGGTCTCACCGTCTTCTCGCCGCTGTACCAGGGCATCCTGTCCGGCAAGTACAAGAACGGCATCCCCGACGACTCGCGCTTCGCCCAGACCGAGGTGCCCTTTATTGCCGGCTACTGGAAGCGCACCGGCAAGGAGGCCTGGCAGGAGATTATCAACCGCGTCAACAAGCTGGAGCCCATTGCAGACCGGCTGGGCGTCAAGCAGGCTGCCCTGGCGCTGGCCTGGGTGCTCAAGAACGACAATGTCAGCTCTGCCATCACGGGCGCCAGCAGCCCCGAGCAGGTGTATGAGAACATCAAGGCGTTGGAGGTTGTGGACAAGTTGACGCCGGAGATATTAGCCGAGATTGACGACATTTTGGGCAACAAGCCGCCTCAGCTGAATGACAGAGAGTAG
- a CDS encoding uncharacterized protein (EggNog:ENOG41), whose product MSLKNDAFPSSEAFEAINAALSSDEAGRKDAIKNGKAVFAFTLKNKAGETASWHIDLKEKGTVAAGLPENANVTLSLSDEDFGKLVTGKANAQRLFMSGKLKVKGDVMKATKMEPILKKAQTKAKL is encoded by the exons ATGTCTCTCAAGAACG ACgctttcccttcttccgAGGCCTTcgaggccatcaacgccgctcTCAGCAGCGATGAAGCCGGCCGCAAGGACGCCATCAAGAACGGCAAGGCTGTCTTTGCATTCACCCTCAAGAATAAGGCGGGCGAGACGGCCAGCTGGCACATTGACCTCAAGGAGAAGGGCACCGTTGCCGCTGGCCTTCCCGAGAACGCCAACG TCACTCTGTCTCTCTCCGACGAGGATTTCGGCAAGCTCGTTACTGGCAAGGCCAACGCCCAGCGTCTCTTCATGTCCGGCAAGCTAAAGGTCAAGGGCGACGTCATGAAGGCCACCAAAATGGAGCCCATCCTGAAGAAGGCTcagaccaaggccaagttgTAA